The stretch of DNA GATTCCCGTCGTTGCGCCGGGCGCGAGCTTTTCTCGCGCGCCTGCGGGGCCGGCGGCACGTCGGGGGTGGCGACGCACCGCCGGCCCTTCGTGCGGGACGGCGTTCGCCGCCCCGCGGTCTCACTTTCCGCCGCGCCCCCGACGGGACGGCGGCGTCTCCTCGATCGCCTCGCCGCCCCGCGGGGACGCGGACCCCTCGCGGCTTCCCCATCCGCCCTCGCCACCCCGCCGCCACCGCGAGCCCCGTTGCGCCGCCGGCATCCGGCGGCGGTCCTCGACGTCCTCGGCCATGCGTTGCGCGCGCAACAGATCCGTTGCGCGCGGCGGTTCCAGCGCCGGACTGCTGCGGGCGCCGGATGCGCCGCCGATGCCCAGCCCACCGACCATCATCACCACGAGCAGCCACCGCATGCGGAGAGGCAGAAGCACGGCGCGTGCCGCGCGCGTTGACTCGCACGTCCGGCGTCTCCAGATCCGAGCGCATGGCCGAGGGCACCCGCGATCTCGTCTGCGGCATGACCGTGGACCCGGAGAAGACGCCGCACCGCCACGAGCTGGACGGGGTCGCGTACCACTTCTGCGGCGCCCGCTGCCGCGAGCGCTTCGCGGCCGATCCACAGGGCTTTCTCGCCAAGGCGGCCGGTGCGTCCGCCGGCGCTCACGCGTGCGACGGGCATGCCGTGGGGTCCGGCGCCGCGGGGGCGCCCGCCGCGGGCCACGCGCCTGCGGCGGACCCCGACGCCGAATACACCTGCCCCATGCATCCCGAGGTCGTGCAGCGCGGCCCCGGCAGCTGCCCGATCTGCGGCATGGCGCTCGAGCCGCGCGAGATCACGCTCGAGACCGCCGAGCGTCCGGATCCCGAGCTGCTCGACATGAGCCGCCGGCTCCGGGTCTCCGCCGTCCTCACCGTGCCGCTGTTCCTGCTCGCGATGTCGGATCTCCTGCCGGGCCAGCCCGTGCAGCACGCGCTGCCGTGGACGGCGCTGGCGTGGCTCCAGCTCGCGCTCGCGACCCCGGTGGTGTTCTTCGGCGGGGCGCCGTTCTTCGCGCGCGGGATGGCCTCGGTGCGCAGCGGCAACTGGAACATGTTCACGCTGATCGCGATCGGCACGGGCGTGGCGTGGGGCTACAGCGTCGTCGCGGTGCTCTTCCCGCATGCGATCCCGGCCGCGGGGGCGCACGGCGTGCCGCTCTACTTCGAGGCGGCGGCGGTCATCACGACGCTCGTCCTCGTCGGCCAGGTGCTCGAGCTGCGGGCGCGCAGCCAGACGGGGAGCGCGATCCGCGCGCTGCTCGGCCTGGCGCCGAAGACCGCACGGCGGCTCCGCGACGACGGCAGCGAGGAGGACGTCGCGCTCGACGCCGTCCAGGTCGGCGATCGCCTGCGCGTGCGTCCGGGCGAGAAGGTGCCGGTCGACGGCGTCGTGCTCGAGGGCCGCAGCGCCGTCGACGAGGCGATGATCAGCGGCGAGCCGGTTCCCGTCGAGAAGAGCGCGGGCGCGGCCGTCACCGGCGGCACGGTCAACGGGACGGGCGGGCTCGTCGTGCGTGCGACGCGGGTGGGGCGCGACACGCTGCTCGCACAGATCGTGCGCATGGTGAGCGAGGCGCAGCGCAGCCGCGCGCCGATCCAGCGGCTCGCCGACGTGGTGGCGGCGTGGTTCGTGCCCGCCGTGGTCGCGGTGGCCGTGGCGGCGTTCGTCGTCTGGATGCTCGTCGGCCCCGAGCCGCGGCTCGCCGGCGCGCTCGTCGCCGCGGTGTCGGTCCTCATCATCGCGTGCCCGTGCGCCCTCGGGCTGGCGACGCCGATGTCGATCATGGTCGGGACGGGGCGGGGTGCGCAGGCGGGCGTCCTCGTGAAGAACGCCGAGGCGCTCGAGGTGATGGAGCGGGTCGACACCATCGTCGTCGACAAGACCGGTACGCTCACGGAGGGCAAGCCGCGGCTCGTCACCGTCGAGGGAGGGGACGAGCTGCTCCGCCTCGCGGCCAGCCTCGAGCGCGGCAGCGAGCATCCGCTGGCGGCCGCGATCGTGCGCGGTGCCGAGGAGCGCGGCATGTCGCTCGCCGAGACGCGCGACTTCGCGTCCGAGACCGGAAAGGGCGTCACCGGCATCGTCGACGGACGCCGTGTCGGGCTCGGCAACCGGGCCCTCCTCGACGCGCTCGGCATCGATCCCGGGGCGCTCGCGGGCCGTGCGGAGGCTCTGCGGGCCGAGGGGCAGACGGTCATGTTCGTCGTCGTCGACGGCGCGGCGGCGGGGCTCGTCGGCGTCGCCGATCCGATCAAGGCGAC from bacterium encodes:
- a CDS encoding heavy metal translocating P-type ATPase; translation: MAEGTRDLVCGMTVDPEKTPHRHELDGVAYHFCGARCRERFAADPQGFLAKAAGASAGAHACDGHAVGSGAAGAPAAGHAPAADPDAEYTCPMHPEVVQRGPGSCPICGMALEPREITLETAERPDPELLDMSRRLRVSAVLTVPLFLLAMSDLLPGQPVQHALPWTALAWLQLALATPVVFFGGAPFFARGMASVRSGNWNMFTLIAIGTGVAWGYSVVAVLFPHAIPAAGAHGVPLYFEAAAVITTLVLVGQVLELRARSQTGSAIRALLGLAPKTARRLRDDGSEEDVALDAVQVGDRLRVRPGEKVPVDGVVLEGRSAVDEAMISGEPVPVEKSAGAAVTGGTVNGTGGLVVRATRVGRDTLLAQIVRMVSEAQRSRAPIQRLADVVAAWFVPAVVAVAVAAFVVWMLVGPEPRLAGALVAAVSVLIIACPCALGLATPMSIMVGTGRGAQAGVLVKNAEALEVMERVDTIVVDKTGTLTEGKPRLVTVEGGDELLRLAASLERGSEHPLAAAIVRGAEERGMSLAETRDFASETGKGVTGIVDGRRVGLGNRALLDALGIDPGALAGRAEALRAEGQTVMFVVVDGAAAGLVGVADPIKATTSDALAALRAAGLRIVMLTGDARATAEAVARQLGITDVAAEVLPAHKRDVVERLIGEGRVVAMAGDGVNDAPALARAHVGIAMGTGTDVAMESAGVTLLRGDLGGIVRARRLSHAVMANIRQNLFFAFVYNALGVPVAAGVLYPWFGVLLSPMLAAAAMSLSSVSVIGNALRLRRAPL